A genomic segment from Arcobacter acticola encodes:
- a CDS encoding ORF6N domain-containing protein — MNQITTINIQNLQDKIYTIRGFQVMLDRDLAVLYQVETRALKQAVKRNIDRFPNDFMFELNDEEIDFLVSQSVIPSKKSFGGAKPFVFTEQGVSSLSTVLTSKIAIEIHINIMRAFVNMRKLINSNNLIYARIETLEKQQIYYQLKTDAKIEQVLNALENKTQKPSEGIFYDGQIYDAYAFINDLLKSAKSEVLLIDNYINDTVFTLFSKYQNLQIKIYTQSISKQLNLDFQKYSSQYKNIELKEFKKAHDRFLIIDKKEIYHVGASLKDLGKKWFAFSKFEMEALEVLEKLK; from the coding sequence ATGAATCAAATAACAACAATAAATATACAAAACCTACAAGATAAAATCTACACTATCCGTGGATTTCAAGTGATGCTTGATAGAGATTTAGCAGTACTTTATCAAGTTGAAACAAGAGCATTAAAACAAGCGGTAAAAAGGAATATTGATAGATTTCCCAATGACTTTATGTTTGAACTAAACGATGAGGAGATTGATTTCTTGGTATCACAATCTGTGATACCATCAAAAAAATCTTTTGGAGGAGCTAAACCATTTGTTTTTACAGAGCAAGGTGTATCTTCTTTATCTACTGTGCTAACAAGTAAAATTGCTATAGAAATACATATAAATATTATGAGAGCTTTTGTAAATATGCGAAAACTCATCAATTCAAATAATTTAATATACGCTAGGATAGAAACTTTAGAAAAACAACAAATCTATTATCAACTTAAAACAGATGCAAAAATAGAACAAGTTTTAAATGCACTAGAAAACAAAACTCAAAAACCTAGTGAAGGGATATTTTATGACGGACAGATTTATGATGCTTATGCTTTTATAAATGATTTACTTAAAAGTGCAAAAAGTGAAGTATTGCTAATAGATAATTATATCAATGATACAGTATTTACACTTTTCAGCAAATATCAAAATTTGCAAATAAAAATATATACCCAAAGTATCTCAAAACAGTTGAATCTAGACTTTCAAAAATATAGCTCTCAATATAAAAATATAGAACTAAAAGAGTTCAAAAAAGCTCATGATAGATTTCTTATTATTGATAAAAAAGAGATTTATCATGTTGGAGCTAGTCTTAAAGACTTGGGCAAAAAATGGTTTGCTTTTTCAAAGTTTGAGATGGAAGCTTTGGAAGTTTTAGAGAAGCTAAAATGA
- a CDS encoding response regulator transcription factor: MKALKILVLESTDNSISQIIEILRKNDFNIDICKNNNEFLERVYNNLYDLYLIDINEKSLPRFQLIQLLNEYKDMTMKMVITSIPDIIKPSFLSGCDECIIRNIDEEEIILRVKALIRRQFKVYTDSISLKNNIKYEIFNKKVLINKNEINLGEKALLILTYLLKYRGFYVSSENLENGVYPANTNSKNGVIRFHIHKIRQLLGNDLITSHKSNGYKIDIIN; this comes from the coding sequence TTGAAAGCATTAAAAATTTTAGTTTTAGAAAGTACAGATAATTCAATTTCCCAGATTATAGAAATTTTAAGAAAAAATGATTTTAATATTGATATTTGTAAAAATAATAATGAATTTTTAGAACGAGTTTATAATAATTTATATGATTTATATTTAATAGATATTAATGAAAAATCACTTCCGAGATTTCAATTAATTCAATTATTAAATGAATACAAAGATATGACTATGAAAATGGTGATTACTTCTATTCCTGATATTATTAAACCCTCTTTTTTATCTGGTTGTGATGAATGTATTATCAGAAATATAGATGAAGAAGAGATTATCCTACGCGTTAAAGCACTTATACGAAGACAATTCAAGGTTTATACGGATTCCATTTCATTAAAAAACAATATTAAATATGAGATATTTAATAAAAAAGTTTTGATAAATAAGAATGAAATTAATTTAGGTGAAAAAGCTCTTTTAATTCTTACTTACTTATTAAAATATAGAGGTTTTTATGTATCTTCTGAAAATCTTGAAAATGGTGTTTACCCTGCAAATACAAACTCTAAAAATGGAGTAATTCGTTTTCATATTCACAAAATTAGACAATTATTAGGAAATGATTTAATTACTTCTCATAAATCTAATGGTTACAAAATAGATATTATTAATTAA
- the rhuM gene encoding RhuM family protein, translating into MDTISDIVVYENGEIELKISADKDTIWASTNDIAKVFDIDRSVVSKHIKNIFKDNELDEKVVCANFAHTTKHGSLSDKTQTRDIKYYNLDIVLAVGYRTSSNKAIHFRQWATSVLKNYIQNGYAINTHKITEQRLTILENDIQIIKSHIKNNTIEIKHGIFFNGQIFDAYVFLSDLIKSAKVSIILIDNYINESILNLFSKNQNVKFTIYTQNISKELQLDIQKYNKQYSNLEAKITKNFHDRFLICDEIVYHFGASFKDLGNKVFAVNKMNISVKDLLIYKIFKMKQKKRLRKLGLCDFVLQNVIFLNQNRFI; encoded by the coding sequence ATGGATACAATATCAGATATAGTAGTCTATGAAAATGGTGAGATAGAGTTAAAAATATCTGCCGATAAGGATACTATTTGGGCTAGTACCAATGATATTGCAAAAGTTTTTGATATAGATAGAAGTGTTGTATCAAAACATATTAAAAATATTTTTAAAGATAATGAATTAGATGAAAAAGTGGTATGTGCAAATTTTGCACATACCACAAAACATGGTTCACTATCAGATAAAACACAAACAAGAGATATTAAGTATTATAATTTAGATATTGTTTTAGCAGTAGGTTATAGAACAAGTTCTAATAAAGCTATCCATTTTAGACAATGGGCAACTTCTGTACTTAAAAACTACATCCAAAATGGTTATGCTATCAATACTCATAAAATCACAGAACAAAGATTAACTATTCTTGAAAATGATATTCAAATTATTAAATCCCATATCAAAAATAATACAATAGAAATCAAACACGGAATATTTTTCAACGGACAAATATTTGATGCTTATGTATTTTTATCAGATTTAATAAAAAGTGCAAAAGTTTCAATTATTTTAATTGATAATTACATAAATGAATCTATATTAAACCTATTTTCAAAAAATCAAAATGTAAAATTTACTATTTATACTCAAAATATTTCTAAAGAACTACAACTTGATATTCAAAAATATAACAAACAATATTCCAATCTTGAAGCAAAAATCACTAAAAATTTTCATGATAGATTTTTGATTTGTGATGAAATTGTATATCATTTTGGAGCAAGTTTCAAGGATTTGGGAAATAAAGTATTTGCAGTAAATAAGATGAATATTTCTGTAAAGGATTTGTTAATATATAAAATATTTAAGATGAAGCAAAAGAAGAGATTAAGAAAATTGGGTTTGTGTGATTTTGTATTGCAAAATGTCATATTTTTAAATCAAAATAGATTCATTTGA
- a CDS encoding metal ABC transporter solute-binding protein, Zn/Mn family: MKKILFLFIAMFTVLNASKAELSVSILPQKYFVEKIVKDKFDVNVMVLPGASPHIYEPKSSQMKSLVNSKIYFYIGVSFEKVWLDKFKLSAKNTTFVDTTIGIEKLAMAKHGHHDEEEIHTNHEHENEHEDEALDPHIWLDPILVKVQAKNIYEAIIKIDSKNSEFYKANYEEFLKELDNLDTQVKTILAPYENRAFMVFHPSWGYFAKRYNLEQIAVEVEGKEPKPNELVELIKDAKKHDIKIVFVSAQFSQKSAKTISKNIGASVISIDPLNEKWNESLLLSAKEIANSYSK, from the coding sequence TTGAAAAAAATATTATTTTTATTTATAGCAATGTTTACAGTATTAAATGCATCAAAGGCTGAATTAAGTGTAAGTATTTTACCTCAAAAATATTTTGTTGAAAAAATAGTAAAAGATAAATTTGATGTAAATGTAATGGTCCTGCCAGGTGCATCTCCACATATTTATGAACCAAAATCATCTCAAATGAAATCATTGGTTAATTCTAAGATTTATTTTTATATTGGGGTTTCATTTGAAAAAGTTTGGTTAGATAAGTTCAAATTATCAGCAAAAAACACTACTTTTGTAGATACAACTATTGGAATAGAAAAACTTGCAATGGCTAAACATGGGCATCATGATGAAGAAGAAATTCATACAAATCATGAACACGAAAATGAGCATGAAGATGAAGCTTTAGATCCACATATTTGGTTAGATCCTATTTTAGTAAAAGTTCAAGCTAAAAATATTTATGAGGCTATTATTAAAATTGATTCAAAAAACAGTGAATTTTATAAAGCTAACTATGAAGAGTTTTTAAAAGAGTTGGATAATTTAGATACTCAAGTAAAAACTATTTTAGCACCTTATGAAAATAGAGCTTTTATGGTATTTCATCCATCTTGGGGATATTTTGCAAAAAGATATAATTTAGAGCAAATTGCAGTTGAAGTTGAAGGAAAAGAGCCAAAACCAAATGAATTGGTAGAACTTATAAAAGATGCAAAAAAACATGATATAAAAATTGTTTTTGTATCTGCTCAATTTTCACAAAAAAGTGCAAAAACAATATCGAAAAATATTGGAGCATCTGTTATATCAATTGATCCTTTGAATGAAAAATGGAATGAAAGTTTACTTTTAAGTGCGAAAGAAATAGCAAATAGTTATAGTAAATGA
- the nhaA gene encoding Na+/H+ antiporter NhaA, which translates to MLKKFLMIEDFISKEALSGILLFIATVAAVIVANSSWGQAYYDLWHMPLGMTLGEKSISMSLTYWIDDGLMALFFLMVGLEIKREMVIGELSSVAKASFPIIAAIGGMVVPALIYVALNTDNPLGFGIPMATDIAFALGILMLLGTRVNPALKLFLVALAVVDDLGAVLVVATVYTSEIKAEYFLHAGVTYALIWLLNYMGVKKILPYLILGVFLWIFIHEIGIHATIAGVLLAFAIPISSKIDEDKFIEKTRESLDEFEKHRDPIPVLNHHQIDALEGMAYGYDKVQNPLVRLEHNLHGLSAFFIMPLFAFSNAGVIIDFSTIDANLMIVLGVVLGLLIGKPVGIFGFTYLATKIGLIKKPDDISWYDVIAVGFLGGIGFTMSIFITHLAFSDETIIAAVKLGVFAASFIAALIGVMLIMMKKKA; encoded by the coding sequence ATGCTTAAAAAGTTTTTAATGATCGAAGACTTTATCTCAAAAGAAGCTCTAAGTGGGATACTACTATTTATAGCTACCGTTGCTGCTGTAATTGTTGCAAACTCTAGTTGGGGACAAGCTTATTATGATTTATGGCATATGCCATTAGGAATGACTCTTGGTGAAAAATCTATATCAATGAGTTTAACATATTGGATTGATGATGGACTTATGGCTTTGTTTTTTCTTATGGTTGGTCTTGAAATCAAAAGAGAAATGGTAATTGGTGAACTTTCATCAGTAGCAAAAGCATCTTTTCCTATTATTGCAGCTATTGGAGGAATGGTAGTTCCAGCACTTATTTATGTAGCTTTAAATACTGATAATCCATTAGGATTTGGTATTCCAATGGCCACAGATATTGCTTTTGCCCTTGGTATTTTAATGTTACTAGGAACTCGTGTTAATCCAGCACTTAAACTATTTTTAGTAGCTCTTGCAGTTGTTGATGACTTAGGAGCTGTTTTAGTAGTTGCTACTGTTTATACAAGTGAAATAAAAGCTGAATACTTTTTACACGCAGGTGTTACATATGCTCTAATTTGGTTATTAAACTATATGGGTGTTAAAAAGATTTTACCTTACTTAATTTTAGGTGTTTTTTTATGGATATTTATTCATGAAATAGGAATTCACGCAACAATCGCTGGAGTTTTATTAGCTTTTGCAATTCCTATTAGTTCTAAAATTGATGAGGATAAGTTTATTGAAAAAACAAGAGAATCACTTGATGAGTTTGAAAAACATAGAGATCCAATTCCTGTTTTAAATCATCATCAAATAGATGCACTTGAAGGTATGGCTTATGGATATGATAAGGTTCAAAATCCATTAGTAAGACTTGAACATAATCTTCATGGTTTATCTGCATTTTTTATTATGCCTTTATTTGCTTTTTCAAATGCAGGTGTTATTATTGATTTTTCTACAATAGATGCAAACTTAATGATTGTGTTAGGAGTTGTTTTAGGACTATTAATAGGAAAACCTGTTGGTATTTTTGGATTTACTTACTTGGCTACAAAAATCGGTCTTATCAAAAAACCAGATGATATTTCTTGGTATGATGTAATTGCAGTTGGATTCTTAGGTGGTATTGGATTTACTATGTCAATTTTTATTACACATTTAGCATTTAGTGATGAAACAATAATTGCAGCTGTTAAACTTGGAGTTTTTGCAGCTTCATTCATTGCAGCTCTTATTGGTGTAATGCTTATTATGATGAAGAAAAAAGCGTAA
- a CDS encoding nickel/cobalt transporter, translating into MIRFLLILLFLKSIVFGCSLCSVYTPKTHVTTSIKADKTHIKTLKINWSFASEFTKELLQLYDLDLDTSFNDKELKLIEDALIAYLKPKNFLTKISYDKQINEKSNPFEVKNYKMIFKDSVLSFEYNIDLNYKLYDKNILNIHIFDNENYFFIIFDEKKQLLNIPYKITKKTNINDVSFTINDSSLPIFEEDDKKEIVEEKLINEQIKNIEKKQEKNIVEETVKNENLLDKFTYNMKKYLVDIEKGEDNYALFFLLIASFLYGVLHALGPGHGKALAFSYFSAQKSSYFEAFMVSLGTAFVHIIGALILVLVSVFVLESVLNKFMEDSISYVTSFSALVIMLLALYILYRKLSRKSSSCCACNVDLKKTNFSINASNINFVKTSSNKPIFDNKLKRKQNIIFVLTAGIIPCPGTVLLFVYAFLLKTYFSVLLASIAISLGMAVIIFASSFLGVSLGKVSSKSNRIKNILEIVAPIFMFILGLLLLLNSSSF; encoded by the coding sequence ATGATAAGATTTTTATTAATATTATTATTTTTAAAGAGCATTGTTTTTGGATGCTCTTTATGTTCTGTATATACACCAAAAACCCACGTTACAACATCTATAAAAGCTGATAAAACACATATCAAAACCTTAAAGATTAATTGGAGTTTTGCTTCAGAGTTTACAAAAGAGCTTTTACAACTATATGATTTAGATTTGGATACTAGTTTTAATGACAAAGAGTTAAAACTGATTGAAGATGCCTTAATCGCATATTTAAAACCTAAAAATTTCTTGACTAAAATCTCTTATGACAAACAAATAAATGAAAAATCAAATCCTTTTGAAGTAAAAAATTATAAAATGATTTTTAAAGATTCGGTTTTAAGTTTTGAATATAATATTGATTTAAATTATAAACTTTATGATAAAAATATTTTAAATATTCATATCTTTGACAATGAAAACTATTTTTTTATAATTTTTGATGAAAAAAAACAGTTACTTAATATTCCTTATAAAATCACCAAAAAAACAAATATAAATGATGTTTCTTTTACTATAAATGATAGCTCTTTACCTATATTTGAAGAAGATGATAAAAAAGAGATAGTAGAAGAAAAACTAATTAATGAACAAATAAAAAATATAGAAAAAAAACAAGAAAAGAATATTGTAGAAGAAACAGTAAAAAATGAAAATTTATTGGATAAATTTACTTACAATATGAAAAAATATTTGGTAGATATTGAAAAAGGTGAAGATAATTATGCACTATTTTTTCTTTTAATTGCTTCTTTTTTGTATGGAGTTTTACACGCTTTAGGACCAGGTCATGGAAAAGCATTAGCCTTTTCATATTTTTCTGCTCAAAAAAGTTCATATTTTGAAGCATTTATGGTATCTCTTGGAACGGCTTTTGTTCATATTATAGGAGCGTTGATTTTAGTATTGGTTTCTGTATTTGTATTGGAAAGTGTTTTAAATAAATTTATGGAAGATTCTATTTCTTATGTTACTTCATTTTCTGCTTTGGTTATTATGCTTTTAGCTTTATACATTTTATATAGAAAACTAAGTAGAAAATCATCTTCATGTTGTGCTTGTAATGTGGATTTAAAAAAGACAAATTTCTCTATAAATGCATCAAATATAAATTTTGTAAAAACAAGTTCTAATAAACCAATATTTGATAATAAATTAAAAAGAAAACAAAATATAATTTTTGTATTAACAGCTGGAATTATTCCATGCCCTGGAACTGTTTTACTGTTTGTTTATGCTTTTTTATTGAAAACATATTTTTCAGTTTTACTTGCTAGTATTGCTATAAGTCTTGGGATGGCAGTGATTATTTTTGCTTCATCGTTTTTGGGAGTTTCTTTGGGGAAAGTATCTTCAAAATCAAATAGAATCAAAAATATTTTAGAAATTGTAGCACCAATTTTTATGTTTATATTAGGATTGTTACTTTTATTAAATTCAAGTAGTTTTTAA
- a CDS encoding c-type cytochrome produces the protein MDIIGQFPLFYFPEYGSAWMMGMTGTIHILASHTSVGAAMLFAFLAYKAYKEDRSDLYPYMKKYGMFLLIFSYVIGSITGPGIWYTATAASPRGISALIHNFVWVWATEWVFFVYEVIGVFVLVYFIDKIDKKTHLKLTFSFALASVGTLALIIGIISFMMWPGTQAYYTTGSASDAFFGTNTFPHMFLRIGFMIMLSGVIGMVISSAMKKTKLELAKELTKKMGYISMLGGFLVIFFFMWYMGTLPDNAHAVFNITKAEVIQNRIILTAVFSLYFLIAIFKPQFISTPLAGVMVLVILIGGIWPGEKLRESMRKPYVAGQYIYSNQIISRDVPGKNIKNELPIIAQKGLLQVNPFVPENLKVITEENKLEAGKLLTRMACSNCHSLEKTGKYRPLKDRLASMDKDAIKSILYAIGSGGMPYMPSLQLPEHEYDAIAEYIASLKY, from the coding sequence ATGGATATTATAGGACAATTCCCATTGTTTTATTTTCCAGAATATGGAAGTGCTTGGATGATGGGTATGACTGGTACTATTCATATTTTAGCGTCACATACTTCTGTTGGTGCTGCGATGCTTTTTGCATTTTTAGCGTATAAAGCGTATAAAGAAGACAGAAGTGATTTATATCCGTATATGAAAAAATACGGTATGTTCTTACTGATTTTTTCATATGTAATCGGTTCAATAACAGGCCCAGGTATTTGGTATACAGCTACAGCTGCAAGTCCTAGGGGTATTAGCGCACTTATTCATAACTTTGTGTGGGTATGGGCAACTGAGTGGGTATTTTTTGTTTATGAAGTTATTGGGGTATTTGTTCTTGTATATTTCATTGATAAAATTGATAAAAAAACCCATTTAAAACTGACATTTTCTTTCGCATTAGCCTCTGTTGGTACATTGGCACTTATTATTGGGATTATTAGCTTTATGATGTGGCCAGGAACACAAGCTTACTATACAACAGGAAGTGCAAGTGATGCTTTCTTTGGTACGAATACTTTCCCTCACATGTTCTTAAGAATTGGTTTTATGATTATGCTTTCAGGTGTTATTGGAATGGTAATTTCAAGTGCCATGAAGAAAACAAAATTAGAACTTGCAAAAGAGTTAACTAAAAAAATGGGTTATATCAGTATGTTAGGTGGATTTTTAGTTATATTCTTTTTTATGTGGTATATGGGAACATTACCTGATAATGCACATGCAGTATTTAATATAACAAAAGCAGAAGTAATTCAAAATAGAATTATTCTTACTGCTGTTTTCTCACTCTACTTCTTAATAGCTATTTTCAAACCACAATTTATATCTACTCCATTAGCTGGTGTAATGGTTTTAGTTATCTTAATTGGAGGAATTTGGCCAGGTGAGAAACTTAGAGAATCCATGAGAAAACCTTATGTTGCTGGTCAATATATCTATTCAAATCAAATTATCAGTCGTGATGTTCCTGGAAAAAATATTAAAAATGAATTACCTATCATTGCGCAAAAAGGTCTTTTACAAGTTAATCCATTTGTTCCTGAAAATTTGAAAGTAATAACTGAAGAAAATAAACTTGAAGCAGGGAAACTTTTAACAAGGATGGCATGTTCAAATTGTCACTCTTTGGAAAAAACAGGTAAATATAGACCTCTTAAAGATAGACTTGCAAGTATGGATAAAGATGCAATTAAATCAATATTATATGCTATTGGAAGTGGTGGAATGCCATATATGCCGTCACTTCAACTACCAGAACACGAATATGATGCGATTGCAGAATATATCGCGTCATTGAAATATTAA
- a CDS encoding GNAT family N-acetyltransferase, whose amino-acid sequence MITQAKKQNNMNLAILIHNAIHDIANTLTGEGEKDKILQTLNLYISMDINRLSYNNIWTYEIENEIAGLILAYDSNRVKKLDGAILEYLKTKNIFLESFDKECFEDEFYIDTVSVFGKFQGRGIAKELFAFIENKAKEEGFEKVSLLVDFENLKALKLYEKIGFEKNCILEVSKHNYHHMIKML is encoded by the coding sequence GTGATTACACAAGCAAAAAAACAAAATAATATGAATCTTGCAATTTTAATCCATAATGCAATACACGATATTGCAAATACCCTAACGGGTGAAGGTGAAAAAGATAAAATATTACAAACTTTAAATTTATATATTTCAATGGATATAAATAGATTAAGTTACAACAATATTTGGACTTATGAAATAGAAAATGAAATAGCAGGACTAATCTTAGCTTATGATTCAAACAGAGTAAAAAAGCTTGATGGTGCTATTTTAGAGTATCTAAAAACGAAAAATATCTTTTTAGAATCATTTGATAAAGAGTGTTTTGAAGATGAATTTTACATAGACACAGTAAGTGTTTTTGGAAAATTCCAAGGAAGAGGAATTGCAAAAGAATTATTTGCATTTATTGAAAATAAAGCCAAAGAAGAAGGCTTTGAAAAAGTATCTCTTTTAGTTGATTTTGAAAATCTAAAAGCTCTAAAACTCTATGAAAAAATAGGTTTTGAAAAAAACTGTATATTAGAAGTATCAAAACATAATTATCATCATATGATAAAAATGCTTTGA
- a CDS encoding type II toxin-antitoxin system RelE/ParE family toxin, producing MQIIRDISYLQKLQSIMEFIAQDSVNLAIKFQVELDEIIDDIPNMPFKYRKSIYFNNNNIRDLIFKGYVVPYKIDTAKNQIIIIGINKYMEKLI from the coding sequence ATGCAAATAATTAGGGATATTAGTTATCTTCAAAAACTTCAATCTATCATGGAATTTATAGCACAAGATAGTGTGAATCTGGCTATAAAATTTCAAGTAGAGTTGGATGAAATTATAGATGATATTCCAAATATGCCTTTTAAATATAGAAAATCAATCTACTTCAATAATAACAACATAAGAGATCTTATCTTTAAAGGATATGTAGTACCTTATAAGATTGATACTGCTAAAAATCAAATTATTATCATCGGTATAAACAAATATATGGAAAAATTAATTTAG
- a CDS encoding DMT family transporter — MTQANKNIFYFMMVLAMAGWGASWVNAKVLSSYIDEYQMMFLRNFFTIITLAPILVITRKYFYSNTKSLILAFIAAIVMIVYLKFYFLGVKFGTASLGGALVTTLIPINTFILMALFFGKKLQKKDIFALILGMFGVLTILNIWSFSIEQIFTEHNLYFLAASILWPIFTIISSKSTKTSPLVFSFYMYVFMTILLLIFFVEPTKMPYANFDWIFWANVLCVAVVSTTFATSIYFIGIEKLGTNEVSSFIFLVPFFAIVLSVIFLKEHISYSIILGTIMTLIAVKILNNIKIFKKKEKIA; from the coding sequence ATGACACAAGCAAACAAAAATATATTTTATTTTATGATGGTTTTAGCAATGGCAGGATGGGGTGCATCTTGGGTAAATGCAAAAGTATTAAGTTCTTATATAGATGAATATCAGATGATGTTTTTAAGAAATTTTTTTACAATAATTACCTTAGCTCCAATATTAGTAATAACTAGAAAATATTTCTATTCAAATACCAAAAGTCTTATTTTAGCTTTTATTGCTGCTATTGTAATGATTGTTTATCTAAAATTCTATTTTTTAGGGGTAAAGTTTGGAACAGCAAGTCTTGGTGGAGCATTAGTTACTACTTTGATTCCTATTAATACATTTATTTTAATGGCCTTGTTTTTCGGTAAAAAATTACAAAAAAAAGATATATTTGCACTTATTCTTGGAATGTTTGGGGTTTTAACTATTTTAAATATTTGGAGTTTTTCAATTGAGCAAATATTTACAGAACATAATTTGTATTTTTTAGCTGCATCTATTTTATGGCCTATTTTTACAATAATTTCTTCAAAATCGACAAAAACTTCGCCTTTAGTTTTTTCATTTTATATGTATGTTTTTATGACTATTTTACTTTTAATATTTTTTGTAGAACCTACAAAAATGCCTTATGCAAATTTTGATTGGATTTTTTGGGCAAATGTTTTATGTGTGGCTGTTGTTTCAACTACCTTTGCCACATCAATTTATTTTATTGGAATTGAAAAATTAGGTACAAATGAAGTTAGCTCTTTTATATTTTTAGTACCATTTTTTGCAATTGTTTTAAGTGTAATTTTCCTAAAAGAACATATAAGTTATTCAATTATTTTAGGTACAATTATGACCTTAATTGCTGTAAAAATACTAAACAATATCAAAATATTCAAAAAGAAAGAAAAAATTGCATAA
- a CDS encoding Fur family transcriptional regulator — protein sequence MNEINNLNNITNIKLTSARKSILELLINSNKPLSYEDMKDNISMDKATFYRNITIFEEESVISSFESNDKKRYFEISKTPHSHFICSSCSKIECIHKKIDFNLPEYKIENIIIKGICKYCLNKKEENA from the coding sequence ATGAATGAAATAAATAACTTAAACAATATTACAAATATCAAATTAACAAGTGCGAGAAAATCAATTTTGGAACTTTTGATAAATTCAAATAAACCTTTATCATATGAAGATATGAAAGATAATATTTCTATGGACAAGGCAACTTTTTATAGAAACATAACAATTTTTGAAGAAGAATCTGTTATTAGTTCTTTTGAATCAAATGATAAAAAAAGATATTTTGAAATTTCAAAAACTCCCCATTCACACTTTATTTGTTCAAGCTGTTCAAAAATAGAGTGTATTCATAAAAAGATTGATTTTAATCTGCCTGAATATAAAATTGAAAATATAATTATAAAAGGTATTTGTAAATATTGTTTAAATAAAAAGGAAGAAAATGCTTAA
- a CDS encoding helix-turn-helix transcriptional regulator, which yields MTKLLKNTLFENVTHINESFSKHYHDTYTVGLTYDGVLKTYNSNKSFDFYKYSIRVNNPNEVHEGISQHWSHSNFYPTIELLSNLYEQIFFEKKIPFFENHIINDKVLFFKLHNFFDSFFKNEDEILIETLLIDSLSYLILHFTNYTKNYNDIFDNKIIVKRSLELINDCIDENISLDKLALNCNLSKYHFLRVFKKEIGLTPHSFIINERLNRANNLIKEGITISEASLLVGFNDQSHFTRNFKKYFGYTPTLLQKNSNIIL from the coding sequence ATGACAAAACTATTAAAAAATACCCTATTTGAAAATGTTACACATATCAACGAAAGCTTTTCAAAACATTATCATGATACATATACAGTAGGTCTTACTTATGATGGGGTATTAAAAACATATAATTCAAATAAAAGTTTTGACTTTTATAAATACTCAATTAGAGTAAATAATCCAAATGAAGTACATGAAGGAATCAGTCAACACTGGTCTCACTCAAACTTTTACCCTACAATTGAGTTATTATCAAATTTATATGAGCAGATATTTTTTGAAAAAAAAATACCATTTTTTGAAAATCATATTATAAATGATAAGGTTTTATTTTTTAAATTACATAACTTTTTTGATTCATTTTTCAAAAATGAAGATGAAATTTTAATTGAAACTCTTTTGATTGATTCATTGTCATATTTAATACTACATTTTACAAACTATACAAAAAACTATAATGATATTTTTGATAATAAAATTATTGTAAAAAGATCTTTAGAACTTATAAATGATTGTATTGATGAAAATATAAGTCTTGATAAACTAGCTTTAAATTGTAATCTTAGTAAATACCATTTTTTAAGAGTTTTCAAAAAAGAAATAGGTCTAACACCCCACTCTTTTATTATAAATGAAAGATTAAACCGTGCAAATAATTTAATTAAAGAAGGAATTACCATTAGTGAAGCTAGTTTACTTGTGGGATTTAATGACCAGTCACACTTTACACGAAATTTTAAAAAATATTTTGGATACACGCCAACTTTACTTCAAAAAAATAGCAATATTATTCTATAA